Proteins encoded together in one Cicer arietinum cultivar CDC Frontier isolate Library 1 chromosome 4, Cicar.CDCFrontier_v2.0, whole genome shotgun sequence window:
- the LOC101493639 gene encoding protein RICE SALT SENSITIVE 3-like, whose protein sequence is MENGLPLLHCLLQHTLRTICSFPSSSNSSKWVYAVFWRIVPRNFPPPRWEFGGTSLDRSKGNKRNWIIVWEDGFCDFNECEQRRIANGYLNDKFGADVFFKMSHEVYSYGEGLVGKVAADNGHKWIYRDTKNGCEPNYIGHWNASIDHQPRAWEFQLNSGIQTIAVIGVREGLVQLGSFNKIAEDLDLVINIQRKFSYLQTIPGMFSIQRPPNLPIQNPCITKPNFQIMETNEISQHSFNKNEVTKLNNNMHDEKSNYLSMLAINLGRNSSQIGTSLPPPLWSAPPSLPNMSCNLGAMISTFPTQSHNNLTQLHETNRINNTSQKVKIEEGTFHVASYYGDQKGNVGWS, encoded by the exons ATGGAAAATGGATTACCTTTACTTCATTGTCTCTTGCAGCATACCCTAAGAACAATTTGCTCATTTCCTAGTTCTTCAAATTCTTCCAAATGGGTGTATGCTGTCTTTTGGAGGATAGTACCAAGAAATTTTCCTCCACCAAG GTGGGAATTTGGAGGAACTTCTCTTGATCGCTCCAAGGGAAATAAAAGAAATTG GATTATTGTATGGGAAGATGGATTCTGTGATTTTAATGAATGTGAGCAAAGGAGGATTGCCAATGGATACTTGAATGACAAATTTGGAGCTGATGTATTCTTCAAAATGTCTCATGAAGTTTATAGTTATGGAGAAGG ATTAGTGGGAAAAGTTGCAGCAGATAATGGTCACAAATGGATTTATAGGGACACTAAAAATGGGTGTGAACCTAACTATATTGGTCATTGGAATGCTTCAATTGATCAT CAACCAAGGGCATGGGAGTTTCAGTTAAATTCAGGCATTCAG ACTATTGCTGTCATTGGTGTCAGAGAAGGCTTAGTACAACTTGGTTCATTTAACAAG ATTGCCGAAGATCTTGATTTGGTTATCAACATACAAAGGAAATTCAGCTACCTCCAAACCATACCAGGAATGTTTTCCATTCAAAGACCACCAAACCTACCTATCCAAAATCCATGCATTACCAAACCCAATTTCCAAATTATGGAAACCAATGAAATTTCTCAACATAGCTTCAATAAGAACGAAGTAACCAAACTCAATAATAATATGCATGATGAAAAATCCAACTATTTATCCATGTTAGCCATAAACTTAGGTAGAAATTCCTCACAAATTGGAACATCATTGCCACCACCTCTTTGGTCAGCTCCACCTTCTTTGCCTAACATGTCATGCAATCTTGGAGCAATGATTTCAACATTTCCCACTCAATCACATAACAATCTCACTCAACTTCATGAAACCAATAGGATCAATAACACAAGCCAGAAAGTGAAGATTGAAGAGGGCACATTTCATGTTGCTAGTTATTATGGAGATCAAAAAGGAAATGTGGGGTGGTCCTAA
- the LOC101494590 gene encoding cysteine proteinase mucunain, whose protein sequence is MASTTLSHAMNLTILLVLLTFTVSLALDMSIISYDKTHTDKSSHRTEKEVLTLYEEWLVKHGKVYNGLGEKDKRFDIFKDNLKFIDEHNVLNSTYRLGLTRFADLTNEEYRAKFLGTRVDPNRKIRKVNSPSNRYAPRVGDKLPESVDWRKEGAVAAVKDQGSCGSCWAFSAIAAVEGINKIVTGDLISLSEQELVDCDTSYNEGCNGGLMDYAFDFIIDNGGIDSDEDYPYLAVDGRCDQYRKNAKVVSIDDYEDVPGYDELALQKAVANQPISVAIEGGGREFQLYEYGVFTGRCGTALDHGVAAVGYGTENGKDYWIVRNSWGSSWGEAGYIRLERNLASSRSGKCGIAIEPSYPIKNGQNPPNPGPSPPSPVKPPSVCDSYYSCAEGTTCCCIYEYGRSCFEWGCCPLESATCCEDHYSCCPHEYPVCDIYQGLCLKGKNNPLGVKAFKRTPAKRHFAFGGKNKISSA, encoded by the exons TAGCCTTAGACATGTCGATAATCTCGTACGACAAAACTCACACCGATAAATCAAGCCACAGAACCGAAAAGGAAGTGTTGACCTTGTACGAGGAGTGGTTAGTTAAGCACGGTAAAGTTTACAACGGTTTAGGTGAGAAAGACAAGAGGTTTGACATCTTCAAAGACAACCTTAAGTTCATCGATGAACATAATGTTCTGAATTCAACCTATAGGTTGGGTCTGACCCGGTTCGCTGATCTAACCAATGAAGAGTATCGAGCCAAGTTTTTGGGAACTAGGGTCGATCCGAACCGGAAGATCCGTAAGGTGAATTCACCGAGCAATAGATATGCGCCACGTGTCGGCGATAAGTTACCCGAGTCCGTTGATTGGAGAAAGGAAGGTGCTGTTGCTGCAGTCAAAGACCAAGGAAGTTGCG GGAGTTGTTGGGCATTCTCAGCAATTGCTGCCGTGGAAGGAATAAATAAGATAGTGACAGGAGATTTGATTTCACTATCAGAACAAGAGCTGGTGGACTGTGATACATCATACAATGAAGGATGCAATGGTGGCCTTATGGACTACGCCTTTGATTTCATCATTGATAATGGTGGCATTGACTCTGATGAGGATTATCCCTACCTTGCTGTTGATGGTAGATGTGACCAATACAGG AAAAATGCTAAAGTTGTTTCAATTGATGATTATGAAGATGTTCCTGGCTATGATGAATTGGCCTTGCAAAAGGCTGTTGCAAATCAGCCCATCAGTGTTGCTATTGAAGGAGGCGGTAGGGAATTTCAGTTATACGAATAT GGTGTGTTTACAGGAAGATGTGGAACAGCATTAGACCATGGTGTTGCAGCTGTAGGATACGGTACTGAAAACGGTAAAGATTATTGGATTGTGAGGAACTCATGGGGTTCTAGCTGGGGAGAAGCCGGCTACATCCGCCTCGAACGTAATCTAGCTTCAAGCAGATCAGGCAAATGTGGAATCGCGATCGAGCCATCTTATCCAATTAAGAATGGACAGAATCCTCCTAACCCTGGACCATCACCTCCTTCACCTGTGAAGCCACCATCTGTCTGTGACAGTTACTATAGCTGTGCTGAAGGAACCACTTGTTGCTGTATTTATGAGTATGGAAGGTCCTGCTTTGAATGGGGATGTTGTCCTCTTGAGTCCGCTACTTGTTGTGAAGATCATTACAGTTGCTGCCCTCATGAGTATCCAGTTTGTGACATTTATCAAGGACTTTGTCTTAAG GGCAAGAACAACCCATTAGGAGTGAAGGCATTCAAACGAACTCCTGCAAAGCGTCACTTTGCCTTTGGAGGTAAGAACAAGATCAGCAGTGCTTAA